GGGGCTCGGCGGAGTGGGAGGGCGCGCATCACGGGGCGGGGCAGATGCGCCTGACCTGCCGATGAGCGACCCCGGCTTTCTCGCGGTGACGCCGCATGCCGGCCCGACGCGGGACCTCCTCGCGGCGGCGGCGCGGCGACGCGGCATGGACATCGTGGAACTGGTGGCTCCGGGCACGGCGGTCGCGCTGCGGGACCGCCCGGGCGGCCACTTCTACGGCGGCCCGGGCCTCGGCGCGGCCGTGGCGGACGACCTGGGCGTGGCACTGCTCGAACCGACGGACGACTGGCTGCCCGGGCTGGGGCGGGAGTTCACCCGGCGGACGATCCACGCGACGACGCTCGGCGAGGCCCGCGGCCTGGAGGGGCCGGTGTTCGTCAAACCCCCGCGGGACAAGACGTTCCCGGCAGCGGTGTACGGGTCGGGCGAGGAACTGCCGGACGGTCCGGACGGGCCGGACGAACTGCCGATCCTGGTCAGCGAAGTGGTGGACTGGGCGGCGGAGTTCCGCCTGTTCGTGCTGGACGGGGAGATCCGTACCGGCGCGCAGTACGCGACGTACGGGCACCTGGAGGTGGGCCCGCTGCCGCACCCCGTCCAGGACTTCGCCTCGCACCTCCTGGCCGAGCACGGGGACGGGCTGCCGAGCGCGGTGGTCGTGGACGTCGGCCTGGTGGACGGAGCGTGGGCGGTCGTGGAGGCCAACATGCCCTGGTTCAGCACGGTGTACGCGGCGGATCCGGCGAGGGCCCTGGAGGTGACGCTGCGTGCGGCGGGCCCGCGGGCGGCGGTGCGGGAGCGGGACAGGAAATTCGTCCGCACACCCACAGCATGATCACGCCGTGCGAAGCTGCGGCCATGACTGTCGAACGTGTCGAACCTGTCGAATCTGCCGAACCCAGTGATTACGTCAAGCGGTTGCCGATCGGCGAGGAGATCCCCCTGCCCGAGGGCGGCATCCCGTTCTGGGAGGTCTTCCCGTACGAGGGGGACATCCGGATCAAGCCGCTGGACGAGCCCGTCCTGCCGGAACCGCCGCGCAAGGGCGAGGACGGCGAGGAGTGCCCCGGCTGCGGGGACTGGGAGGGCCCGGTCCTGTGGAGCGACGAGCACTGGAAGCTGCGCGGCTTCACCGAGCCGGAGGGCGTACCGGCCCAGGTGATGCTGCTGCCGAAGGCCCACGGAGACCTGGCCGACCTGCCGCCGGAGCGGCTGGCCGAATTCGGCGGGATGCTCCAGCGCGTGGAGCGGGCCATCATGACCCTGGACGGCATCGCCCGCGTCCACATCAACCGCTACGGCGACGGCGGTTCGCACTTCCACGTCTGGTTCTTCGCCCGCCCGGCCGGCATGCTCCAACTTCGCGGCACCTGCCTGCCGTTGTGGGGCGACGTCCTCCCGAAGGTCCCGGCGGACGAGTGGCAGCGGACGAACCGCCACATCGCCCACGCCCTGGCGACGGAGGGCGGCACGGCGCACGTCTGATCAGCCCGTGGCCTCAGCCCTCTCCGGACCCGGTGCCCCCAGCCGCACCGAGCGTCTCCTCGACGGTGATGTCGATGAACCGGTCCTGGTCCGCGGGGGAGAGGGCGGGCTGCGCGGAGTCCCCTTGACCGAGTCGTACGCGTACGTGCCGGGCGACGACCTCGCGCTGCGGCGCGGGCGTCTCCTTCTTGAGGTCGCTGTAGACCGTCCAGGCCAGGCTCGCGATGCTCACGATGAGCGAGCCCAGCGAGATCGGGTCCAGGTACTGACCGGGTCGGGCCGTCGCCCCGCGGGTGTGCAGCGCGACCTCCACGTCGGTCGCGAGGTCGGGGCCGTGCGAGGAGGTGAGACGCTGCGCCGCGGCGCGCGCACCGGCTTCGATCGGGTCGGACATGCGGTTCGCTCTCCTTGTAAGGGTCGGGTGGTGAGGGTCGGGGTCAGGGGGTGGCGGTGTCGGTGGGTGGTTCGGCGAGGAGGAAGTCGCGTACTGCGGACGGAAGAGTTCTGCCGGTGACGGCGAGCCAGGTCCGTTCGAGGGCAGCGATGCCGAGAACATCGGTGAGTTCCGCAAGATGCACCGGGCCCGGCCCGGTGGAGGGGTGCGGGAACTGGTCGAACGTGGTCACGCAACGGACCACCCATTCCAGTGCCTCCCCGTCTCGATTTCGGATTCCGGCGAGTACACCGAGCTGCCCGTAGCTGCTCGCCGTGGCGGGCCGGTTGCCCAGCTCGCGACTGACGGCGAGGGACCGGCGGTACCAGTCCTCGGCCTCGTCGAGCTGTCCGCGTTCCTGGTGGACGATGCCGAGTTGATGGGAGGCCTGGGCCGTGCCGGCCAGATTGCCGAGCTCGTCGTGGATGGCGAGGGACTGGCGGTACCAGTTCTCCGCCTCGTCGAGTTGCCTGCGTTCCTGGGCCACGATCCCGAGCTGATGGTAGACACCTGCCGTGCTCGGCCGGTTGCCGAGTTCATCGCTGATGGCGAGGGACTGGCGGTACCAGTCCTCGGCCTCGTCGAGCTGCCCGCGTTCCTGGGCGGAGATGCCGAGCTGATGGTAGGCGCGGGCGGTACCGAGTCGATCGCCGAGTTCCTTGCAGATGCCGAGGGCCTGGTGGTACCAGTTCTCGGCCTCCTCCAGCTGTCCCCGCGCATGGGTGACGGTGCCGAGCTGGTGGTAGGACGTGGCCACGTTGGTTCGGTTGCCGAGTTCCTCGTTGATGGTGAGGGACCGGCGGTACCAGTCCTCGGCCTCGTCCAGTTGCCCGCGTTCCTGGGCGACGATGCCGAGTTGATGGTAGACACCGGCCGCGCCGCTCCGGCTGCCCAGCTCTTCGTCGATGGCGAGGGACTGGCGGTACCAGTCCTCGGCCTCGTCCAACTTCCCGCGCTGATGGGCGATGACGCCGAGCTGGTGGTACGTGATGCCCAGGCGCGCCTGTTGCTGAGGCGTCCCCGACTGCTTGCTCAGGGCGTCCAAGATCTGGCGATAGGTGTGCCCGGCTTTCTCCAACTGGCCCTGCCAGACATGCTGGTTGGCCTGTGCTCCGACCAGGAACAGCCACAGTCCGCCGGCCGGCGTGTCCAGGTCGGGCGGAGCACCGTCGGCGGTTTCCAGGACCAGTCGCGCCCGGTCGGCCCAGGCACGGGCTTCCTCCGCCATTCCCCGCGCGTCCCAGTGCAGATCCAGTGACTCGCCGATGTCCTGAGCCTGGACCCACAGCCCCTGGTCGAGTGCATGGCCGAGCATGCTTCCTTGCGTCCGCTGGTGATGGCCGATCAATGCCATGGCGATTGCGGCGTCACCGCTGTTGATCTCCCGCGTCAGCCAGAGGCCGAAAGCGGCATAGGCGTCGATCATGGCGCGGGTGGCGGCCGTGCGCTGGTCGGCGTAGGCGCCGAGGGCATGGCTGCGCCAGTGTGCGGTGAGGTAGGCGGGCAGAGCGGGGTGGATGCGGTACATCCGCGCCCCCAGCGGCGTCAGCAGCCCGACCTCGGCCGCGCGATCCAGCACCCCCTGCCACACGGCGGGCGTGTGGCCCCGGAACGGCTCGGGGACGTCCGCCACGCTGGAGAAAGCGCCCAGGACGTCGGCGTCGGCTACCCCGTGGAGGAGGCTCAGCGCGGTCAGCGCGTGCTGGTCCGCCGCGGGCAGATGGGTGAAGGAGTACGCGATGCCGGCGGCGAGGGAGGTCGTACGGTCGGCGGTCCCGGTGTCCGTGTCCGGCAGCCGTTCGACGCCCTGGAGGCCGGCCAGAAGATCCTGGGGGCCGGTGGTGTCGAGATGGGGGAGGACGATCCGCATGCTCAGCGGGTGCCCGTCGAGCCACTCCATCAGTTTCCCGAACGCCGGCGATTCCCGCCGGGGACGGGCGTCCGGGTAGGGGGCGAGGAGATGATCGGCATACTGCCCGGCCTCCTCGGTGTCCAGGCCGGGCACCCCCAGCCGGCGCGCCTCGGGGCCGAGCCAGGTCTCCGGGGTGCGGCTGGTGACGACGACGGCGCTGGAGCCGCGGGCGGCGATCCGTGCCAGGAAGTCGCGGAGCGCGTCCCGCTCCGGCTCCGGCAGGGGCGGGGTGGCCTGCGTGGGGTCGGGCATGGTGTGGACGGACTCGAAGTTGTCCCAGACCAGGAGGAGTCGACGCTCGGTCAGGACCCGCTCCACCAGCTCCTGGCGCTCCTCGGAGTCGAGCAGCGCGAACTGGGCCCCGAACAGGCGCAGTCCGAGGCCGGTGATCACCCCGCCGAGGCCGAACGAGGCGACGCCGGGCTCGAAGGAGTGCCATACCACCCCGTCCGGATGCTCCAGGGCGCCGGTGTCGCGCCACCACCGCCCGAACGCCTTGGCCAGCTCGGTCTTCCCCGTCCCGCCGGGCCCGTGCAGCACCACGACGCGCTGGAGCCGGGCGGCCACGTCCAGCGTGTAGAGCAGGGCGTCCCGGCCGACGAACTCCCCGACCGCCTCCAGCGATGTGTCCGGCTCCGCTTCCGGGCCCGTATCGCCGCCCTCGCCGGTGCGGGGCCGCTCGCGGATCTCGTCCAGCATCTCTTCCAGGGTCGTCCCGACCGGGCGCTCGGTGTGCAGACCCGGGAACCGGACCTCGCTGCGCGAGTACAGCACCGGTACCGTCCAGTCGGCGAGCGGCATCAGGCCCTTCGGCGACGGCCGCAGGTCCCGCTGGGCGAGGCGCCGGCGCCCGGCGGCCACCGCCTCGGCCACACGGTCGCCGGCGAACAGCCGCTCGTAGAACGCGGCCATGAACTCCGCGGCGGCCACGGCGTACACGCTGTAGGCCATCGCCACGACAGCCGCGGTGCCCTCCTGCAGCAGCCGGGTCGCCACCGCCGCCTCGACCTGCGAGCCCACGACCGCCGACTGGCACGCGTTGAGGACCACCACCGGCACCTGGGCCGACTTGAGCACGCGCGCCACCTCGTCCGCGGGCACGAGGTCCGATCCGCCCTCGGGCTTCTCGAAGGCCAGCATTCCCTGAGGCCCTGGCCCCCGGTACATCACGGGCAGCCCCGCGCCGCCGAGCGGCCCCGACGGTGCGCCGAAGACGCCATGCCCGTCGAAGTGCACGATCTGGAACGGCTCACCCGCCTCCCGCGCGGCGGTCAGCACCCGCTGAAGATGCGCGAGCGTCGGGGGCCGCAGCACGACCAGATCCACCTGCCCGCGCACCGCCTCCAGCCGGCTCAGCAGCGGGCGGGCGATCATCTGGTAGCCGACGTCCCGAGTTCCCCGCGGTCTGGAGATGACCATGAGCACGCGCAGCCGCGCTCCCGCGACGGTGAAGACGTCCCCCAGATCGGCCGCCGGCAGGGTGCGCGAGACCGTCGTACGGGAGTCCAGCGCGAGCGGCGTCGGCCGGCCAGGTTCGGCCATAAGCTCCCACGGCCACCCCAACGGCTCGGCCGCCCCGGACCGCACGACCAGCTCCACCCGACCGCCCCGCGCCTCGGCGCGGGCCCGCGCCCGCAGATATGCGTCCCGCGCCGGCCCGGCGCCGAACACGGCCTCGAAGACCTGCTCGCCCCACTCCGGCAGCCGCCCCGCCACCTGCGAGCCCCGCTCGCCGTACACCCCGAACGGCGCCCGTAAATAGTCCTCGAGATACCAGCGCAGCTCGTCCAGCGCCGCCCGGTCCAACGGCCAGTCCAGCGCGACCGGTTCGCCCACCCCCTGGGGATACGCCTCGCCCTCGGGCCACGCGAGCAGCGCCACCCGCCCGTCCTCCGCCACGTCCAGCAGCAACCGCTCCGCCACGACAACCCACCCCCGCGCTCCTGGCCCCGTGACACAGACGGTAGCGACGCGACGGCGCTCTCCGGGGCAAAACACGCGGACTCCGCGCCCCTGTCAGTGACCCCAGGTGATGTCTGCCTGCGCGCCCTGGACGAACCTTGCTGCCGCCGCCCGCGCCCCCGTCAGGTGACGACCGCTAGGCCCACACCGCTTTGACGACGACATGCCCCGCGGCGGCCGCCCGCCCGTAGAACCCCCGCAGGGACTCGTGATACTGGAGATACTCCTGCCGGAACAGCGCCTCATGCTCCCCGCCGGCACCGAGCCGCGTCCCGGCGACGCTCCACAGCTCGTCGAAGGAGACCTCGGCGAGGAACTCCGCGGCCCGTGACACGTCAGCCGCATCCATGACCATCAGGGGCGGGTCGTAACGCTCGGCGCCGCCGCCGTACCTCACGGGCCGCCCACCGTAGACCGGCAGCCTCCAGG
This sequence is a window from Streptomyces sp. HUAS YS2. Protein-coding genes within it:
- a CDS encoding HIT family protein, which codes for MTVERVEPVESAEPSDYVKRLPIGEEIPLPEGGIPFWEVFPYEGDIRIKPLDEPVLPEPPRKGEDGEECPGCGDWEGPVLWSDEHWKLRGFTEPEGVPAQVMLLPKAHGDLADLPPERLAEFGGMLQRVERAIMTLDGIARVHINRYGDGGSHFHVWFFARPAGMLQLRGTCLPLWGDVLPKVPADEWQRTNRHIAHALATEGGTAHV
- a CDS encoding ATP-grasp domain-containing protein → MSDPGFLAVTPHAGPTRDLLAAAARRRGMDIVELVAPGTAVALRDRPGGHFYGGPGLGAAVADDLGVALLEPTDDWLPGLGREFTRRTIHATTLGEARGLEGPVFVKPPRDKTFPAAVYGSGEELPDGPDGPDELPILVSEVVDWAAEFRLFVLDGEIRTGAQYATYGHLEVGPLPHPVQDFASHLLAEHGDGLPSAVVVDVGLVDGAWAVVEANMPWFSTVYAADPARALEVTLRAAGPRAAVRERDRKFVRTPTA
- a CDS encoding DUF1877 family protein — translated: MSIHLHFRAVAGGEIRDDHAWLAEFMWAAWKVHAEEYAAGVTDSIDKAWDSVNELYTAAEGLGVEGDEPWRLPVYGGRPVRYGGGAERYDPPLMVMDAADVSRAAEFLAEVSFDELWSVAGTRLGAGGEHEALFRQEYLQYHESLRGFYGRAAAAGHVVVKAVWA
- a CDS encoding CHAT domain-containing tetratricopeptide repeat protein; this encodes MAERLLLDVAEDGRVALLAWPEGEAYPQGVGEPVALDWPLDRAALDELRWYLEDYLRAPFGVYGERGSQVAGRLPEWGEQVFEAVFGAGPARDAYLRARARAEARGGRVELVVRSGAAEPLGWPWELMAEPGRPTPLALDSRTTVSRTLPAADLGDVFTVAGARLRVLMVISRPRGTRDVGYQMIARPLLSRLEAVRGQVDLVVLRPPTLAHLQRVLTAAREAGEPFQIVHFDGHGVFGAPSGPLGGAGLPVMYRGPGPQGMLAFEKPEGGSDLVPADEVARVLKSAQVPVVVLNACQSAVVGSQVEAAVATRLLQEGTAAVVAMAYSVYAVAAAEFMAAFYERLFAGDRVAEAVAAGRRRLAQRDLRPSPKGLMPLADWTVPVLYSRSEVRFPGLHTERPVGTTLEEMLDEIRERPRTGEGGDTGPEAEPDTSLEAVGEFVGRDALLYTLDVAARLQRVVVLHGPGGTGKTELAKAFGRWWRDTGALEHPDGVVWHSFEPGVASFGLGGVITGLGLRLFGAQFALLDSEERQELVERVLTERRLLLVWDNFESVHTMPDPTQATPPLPEPERDALRDFLARIAARGSSAVVVTSRTPETWLGPEARRLGVPGLDTEEAGQYADHLLAPYPDARPRRESPAFGKLMEWLDGHPLSMRIVLPHLDTTGPQDLLAGLQGVERLPDTDTGTADRTTSLAAGIAYSFTHLPAADQHALTALSLLHGVADADVLGAFSSVADVPEPFRGHTPAVWQGVLDRAAEVGLLTPLGARMYRIHPALPAYLTAHWRSHALGAYADQRTAATRAMIDAYAAFGLWLTREINSGDAAIAMALIGHHQRTQGSMLGHALDQGLWVQAQDIGESLDLHWDARGMAEEARAWADRARLVLETADGAPPDLDTPAGGLWLFLVGAQANQHVWQGQLEKAGHTYRQILDALSKQSGTPQQQARLGITYHQLGVIAHQRGKLDEAEDWYRQSLAIDEELGSRSGAAGVYHQLGIVAQERGQLDEAEDWYRRSLTINEELGNRTNVATSYHQLGTVTHARGQLEEAENWYHQALGICKELGDRLGTARAYHQLGISAQERGQLDEAEDWYRQSLAISDELGNRPSTAGVYHQLGIVAQERRQLDEAENWYRQSLAIHDELGNLAGTAQASHQLGIVHQERGQLDEAEDWYRRSLAVSRELGNRPATASSYGQLGVLAGIRNRDGEALEWVVRCVTTFDQFPHPSTGPGPVHLAELTDVLGIAALERTWLAVTGRTLPSAVRDFLLAEPPTDTATP